A stretch of the Malus sylvestris chromosome 10, drMalSylv7.2, whole genome shotgun sequence genome encodes the following:
- the LOC126586270 gene encoding uncharacterized protein LOC126586270, with translation MGKVKGKHRLDKYYKLAKEHGYRSRASWKLAQLDTKHQFLHSSHAVLDLCAAPGGWMQVAVQRVPVGSLVVGVDLVPIAPLRGAFSIQQDITKPECTARLRKLMKENGCSAFDLVLHDGSPNVGGAWSSEATAQNALVVDAVKLATQLLAPKGTFITKIFRSQDYNAVYYCMKELFEKVEQDKPAASRSSSAETYLLGFKYKAPAKIDPRLLDVKHLFKSVEPQKKVVDVLRGTKQKRHRDGYEDGDTILRKVSSAAAFIWSDVPLDILGSTTSISFDDEASLPIKGHALTTEEVKTLCDDLRVLGKQDFKYLLKWRMQIKKALSPSQKADASTTDVEKEENEEDDEDKILNEMEELTYAMERKKKRTKKLLAKRRAQDKVRKATGMQIDALQDGYTDNELFSLTSIKGKNDLVVVDSTEYDGENGDLGDTENEETHENTQETSSSDMDSDDERRRYDAQMEDLFDKAYEQYTSKKEGSAKQRKRLKQAHSEDAQLLEDVDGSDIVQSDYDSDKDQGIQESNPLLESLDEGDGPTQEEITNNWFSQDIFAEAVEQGDLDNSGSENEMQVEKREKLPVLENTNEKTAIQNGKEKTAIQNAKKNTGDDAAGTKGHKLQASKADDDFEIVPAPGTDSSDDSSSDESEDMDIDKKAEILACAKKMLRKKPRQQMLDDAYNKYMFDDDGLPRWFLDEEKRHRQPIKPVTKEEINAMKAQFKEIDARPAKKVAEAKARKKRVAFRKLEKVRKKANTISDQPDISDRSKRKQIEQMYKKAVPKRPQKEYVVAKKGVQVRVGKGKVRVDRRMKKDARGSGPGKRPGKGNSKKGKTAAKGERGGKGAGKGDRGKGPGKASGKPTGRKGRK, from the exons atgggaaAGGTGAAGGGCAAGCACCGTTTGGACAAGTACTACAAACTAGCCAAAGAGCATGGCTACCGCTCCCGAGCTTCATGGAAGCTTGCCCAGCTCGACACCAAGCACCAATTCCTTCACTCTTCTCACGCCGTCCTCGACCTCTGCGCCGCGCCCGGCGGTTGGATGCAAGTCGCCGTGCAGCGCGTTCCCGTCGGCAGCCTCGTGGTCGGCGTCGACTTGGTCCCTATCGCCCCTCTCCGCGGCGCCTTCTCGATCCAACAGGACATCACCAAGCCAGAGTGCACGGCCAGGCTCAGAAAGCTGATGAAGGAGAATGGCTGTTCGGCTTTTGATTTGGTGCTTCATGATGGGTCGCCCAATGTCGGCGGCGCATGGTCTTCGGAGGCCACTGCTCAGAATGCTTTGGTCGTTGATGCGGTGAAGTTGGCTACTCAGCTTTTGGCTCCCAAAGGAACATTTATTACTAAA ATCTTCAGGTCGCAAGATTATAATGCTGTCTACTATTGTATGAAGGAG TTATTTGAGAAGGTTGAACAGGATAAACCAGCAGCTAGTCGTAGCTCATCTGCGGAGACAtatcttttgggttttaagtacAAGGCTCCTGCAAAGATTGATCCGCGTCTACTTGATGTGAAACATCTATTTAAGTCTGTAGAACCTCAGAAGAAG GTGGTAGATGTACTAAGAGGGACAAAGCAAAAAAGACACCGTGATGG GTATGAAGATGGAGACACAATTTTGAGAAAAGTGTCTTCTGCTGCTGCTTTCATTTGGTCTGATGTTCCTCTCGATATCCTtggttctactacttccataagCTTTGACGATGAGGCATCTTTGCCCATCAAGGGTCATGCTTTAACAACAGAAGAG GTTAAAACTCTGTGTGATGATCTGCGTGTTTTGGGGAAGCAAGATTTCAAGTACCTTTTGAA GTGGCGGATGCAGATAAAAAAGGCCTTATCTCCGTCCCAGAAGGCTGATGCTTCTACTACAGATGTTGAAAAGGAGGAAAatgaggaggatgatgaagacaAAATACTCAATGAAATGGAGGAGCTGACGTATGCTATGGAGCGCAAGAAGAAACGAACAAAGAAGCTTCTAGCAAAGAGACGAGCTCAA GACAAGGTACGGAAGGCAACAGGGATGCAAATAGATGCGCTACAAGATGGTTATACTGACAATGAGTTGTTTTCTCTCACTTCCATCAAG GGTAAGAATGATCTGGTAGTGGTTGATTCCACTGAATATGATGGTGAGAATGGTGACCTTGGAGATACTGAAAATGAGGAAACCCATGAGAATACCCAAGAAACATCATCCAGTGATATGGACTCTGATGATGAGCGCAGAAG ATATGATGCACAAATGGAAGATCTTTTCGATAAGGCCTATGAACAGTACACCTCCAAAAAGGAGGGAAGTGCAAAGCAGCGGAAACGTTTAAAACAAGCACATTCTGAGGACGCTCAACTTTTGGAG GATGTTGATGGCAGTGATATAGTTCAGTCTGATTATGATTCAGACAAAGACCAGGGTATTCAGGAATCAAATCCTCTCTTGGAATCACTTGATGAGGGGGACGGACCTACCCAAGAGGAAATTACAAATAACTGGTTTAGTCAGGATATCTTTGCCGAAGCTGTAGAGCAGGGGGATTTGGATAACTCTGGTAGTGAAAATGAAATGCAGGTTGAAAAGCGGGAGAAACTTCCCGTGCTAGAAAATACCAATGAAAAGACTGCAATTCAGAATGGTAAGGAAAAGACTGCAATTCAGAATGCTAAGAAAAATACTGGAGATGATGCTGCAGGGACCAAAGGCCATAAACTTCAAGCTTCAAAGGCTGACGATGATTTTGAGATTGTCCCTGCTCCGGGTACAGATTCAAGTGATGACTCATCATCGGATGAATCCGAGGATATGGATATAGATAAAAAAGCCGAGATACTGGCGTGTGCTAAGAAAATGCTGAGGAAAAAACCAAGGCAACAGATGCTTGATGATGCCTATAACAAGTACATGTTTGATGATGATGGCTTGCCCAGATGGTTTTTAGATGAGGAGAAGAGGCACCGTCAACCAATTAAACCTGTGACCAAAGAAGAGATTAATGCCATGAAAGCACAATTTAAAGAAATTGATGCCCGTCCTGCAAAGAAGGTGGCAGAGGCTAAAGCTCGAAAGAAGCGAGTTGCCTTTAGGAAGCTCGAGAAGGTTCGGAAGAAGGCAAACACAATATCTGACCAGCCAGACATCTCTGATCGTTCAAAGAGGAAGCAAATTGAACAAATGTATAAGAAGGCTGTGCCTAAAAGGCCTCAAAAGGAGTATGTGGTTGCAAAGAAGGGAGTTCAAGTCAGGGTTGGCAAGGGTAAAGTCCGTGTGGATAGACGGATGAAAAAGGATGCAAGGGGTAGTGGGCCGGGTAAAAGGCCCGGAAAAGGCAATTCGAAGAAAGGAAAAACTGCTGCCAAGGGTGAGAGAGGAGGCAAGGGTGCCGGAAAGGGTGACAGAGGCAAGGGCCCCGGAAAGGCTTCAGGAAAGCCAACAGGCAGGAAGGGTAGGAAGTGA
- the LOC126584769 gene encoding phenylcoumaran benzylic ether reductase Pyrc5-like has protein sequence MDFSAIHLFLISLGTLSLAFFLKLIPFRFPPIPFRMASKSKILFIGGTGYIGKFIVEASAKAGHPTYVLVRETTLSNPAKSKVIENFKALGVNFVLGDLYNHESLVKAIKQVDVVISTVGHAQLADQGKIIAAIKKAGNVKRFFPSEFGNDVDRVHAVEPAKSAFETKAKIRRAVEAEGIPYTYVSSNFFAGYFLPTLNQPGASSPPRDKVVILGDGNPKAIFNKEDDIGTYTIRAVDDPRTLNKVLYIRPTANTISFNELVSLWEKKIGKTLERIYVPEEQLLKNIQEAVVPLNVILSIGHSVFVKGDHTNFEIEPSFGVEATALYPDVKYTTVEEYLNQFV, from the exons ATGGACTTCTCAGCTATCCACTTATTCCTCATCTCCCTCGGAACCCTCTCACTCGCCTTCTTTCTCAAACTCATCCCATTCCGATTCCCCCCAATCCCATTCCGGATGGCATCCAAGTCCAAAATCCTCTTCATTGGTGGCACCGGCTACATTGGAAAGTTCATTGTCGAGGCCAGCGCCAAGGCCGGCCACCCCACCTACGTTCTGGTCCGAGAAACTACCCTCTCCAACCCGGCAAAGTCCAAAGTCATCGAGAACTTCAAGGCTCTGGGCGTCAACTTCGTCCTG GGTGATCTGTACAATCACGAGAGCTTGGTGAAGGCGATCAAGCAAGTCGACGTGGTGATCTCGACGGTGGGGCACGCGCAGTTGGCTGATCAGGGCAAGATCATTGCTGCCATTAAAAAAGCAGGCAATGTTAAG AGATTTTTCCCCTCGGAGTTTGGAAATGACGTCGACCGAGTTCACGCTGTTGAGCCTGCCAAATCGGCGTTTGAGACCAAGGCCAAGATTCGCAGAGCTGTGGAGGCTGAGGGGATTCCTTACACCTATGTGTCCTCCAACTTCTTTGCTGGTTACTTCTTACCTACTTTGAACCAGCCCGGAGCTTCTTCCCCTCCTAGGGACAAAGTCGTCATTTTGGGCGATGGAAACCCCAAAG CAATTTTCAACAAGGAAGACGACATTGGGACGTACACAATTAGGGCAGTGGATGACCCAAGAACCTTGAACAAAGTCCTCTACATCAGGCCCACTGCCAACACCATCTCATTCAATGAGCTTGTCTCTCTGTGGGAGAAGAAGATTGGCAAAACCCTCGAGAGAATCTATGTCCCGGAGGAGCAGCTGCTCAAGAATATCCAAG AGGCAGTTGTGCCGCTCAATGTGATACTATCAATTGGCCACTCAGTTTTTGTGAAGGGAGACCACACTAACTTTGAGATCGAGCCCTCATTTGGCGTGGAAGCCACAGCCCTTTACCCTGATGTCAAATACACCACCGTCGAGGAGTACCTCAACCAGTTTGTCTGA